A part of Aegilops tauschii subsp. strangulata cultivar AL8/78 chromosome 2, Aet v6.0, whole genome shotgun sequence genomic DNA contains:
- the LOC109775411 gene encoding L-type lectin-domain containing receptor kinase IV.2, which translates to MMVLPPRRRQELNLAVSLPLPGLLRCILVLVIAVRPSTASIFSDCGPSPSSPVKDGDVCIFQLELPIIGVLQSSWDAGVIDGALHLTTDDVYQPPVYYPPDPKRRAGCAILLEEVILWQPVRKPSDINFKWQWPWRYDEPKLEASFNATFTMSANTSRRGDGGLMFGILPSPLDGFHRATYASLARSRTTFPDGRRVAIEVSQAEYYYSQGTTSMYVSIEPEPNTTSMAIYTVWIDYNATAHNLSVYVVEGGKPKPGEPTLHMPLNVTDVVRSPQGASGYFGLFASKSRFLPTCQAVVYSWNITMEKLPPEPMLPEPVPEPMPREPNHGRELQREFFAILLTVVLPIAVITAVVFMAACYFSSRYRALRTRLKLSEVLRQLPGVPREFKHATIRKATHNFHEMMKLGRGGFGAVYKGTLRSGKRGEGRVDVAVKKFTRKDDRGYEDFLAEVDIIHRLRHKNIVPLLGWSYENGELLLIYEYMPNGSVDKHLFHEKQQHRGHQQPVLPWERRYDIVKDVAAGLHYVHHEYERTVLHRDIKASNIMLDSAFRGRLGDFGLARVVAFDKNSFTDIGVAGTWGFIAPEYPVSHKATRQTDVYAFGVLVLEVVTGRRSLGKADDEFPMLVDWVWWLHQEGRLLEAVDAELRGSGMEFAADDAARLLLLGLSCSNPNPSDRPTLANVLQVVAKTAPLPDVPLVKPAFVWPPEGALLDDDVDDGFAGTSRDDSRYWEEEETMPSFMSSEITKRRARNVDQHKDAGEIESYV; encoded by the exons ATGATGGTCCTTCCTCCCCGGCGACGGCAGGAGCTGAATCTTGCAGTAAGTCTGCCGTTGCCAGGTCTGTTGCGCTGCATCCTTGTATTGGTCATAGCCGTGCGCCCTTCTACCGCATCAATTTTTTCGGACTGTGGGCCCTCCCCTTCCTCCCCTGTGAAGGACGGCGACGTCTGCATCTTCCAGCTTGAGCTGCCCATTATTGGAGTTCTGCAGAGCTCCTGGGACGCAGGCGTCATAGACGGCGCCCTCCACCTCACCACCGACGACGTCTACCAGCCGCCCGTTTATTACCCGCCCGACCCCAAGAGGCGGGCCGGATGTGCCATCCTCCTGGAGGAAGTCATTCTGTGGCAGCCGGTCCGTAAACCATCCGACATCAACTTTAAGTGGCAATGGCCATGGAGGTACGACGAGCCAAAGCTTGAGGCGTCCTTCAACGCCACATTCACCATGAGCGCCAACACATCACgccgcggcgacggcggcctTATGTTCGGGATACTGCCTTCCCCTCTGGATGGCTTCCACAGAGCCACCTACGCATCCTTGGCCAGGTCCCGGACCACATTCCCCGACGGCCGCCGCGTCGCCATCGAGGTCAGTCAAGCAGAGTACTACTATTCTCAAGGTACTACCAGCATGTACGTTTCCATCGAGCCGGAGCCGAACACGACGTCCATGGCGATCTACACCGTCTGGATCGATTACAACGCCACCGCTCACAACCTATCGGTGTATGTGGTCGAGGGCGGCAAGCCCAAACCTGGGGAACCCACGCTTCACATGCCGCTCAACGTCACCGACGTCGTTAGGTCGCCCCAAGGCGCTTCGGGTTACTTCGGTTTATTCGCCTCAAAGAGCAGATTCTTGCCCACTTGTCAGGCGGTGGTCTATAGCTGGAACATCACCATGGAGAAGCTCCCGCCGGAACCCATGCTCCCGGAACCCGTGCCTGAACCCATGCCCCGTGAACCGAACCATGGTCGTGAGCTGCAAAGAGAATTCTTCGCCATACTGCTGACGGTGGTGCTTCCTATAGCCGTTATCACGGCCGTCGTTTTCATGGCGGCCTGCTACTTCTCGTCGAGGTACAGGGCTCTCAGGACGAGGCTCAAGCTCTCAGAGGTGCTGAGACAGCTCCCCGGGGTGCCCAGGGAGTTCAAGCACGCCACCATCCGGAAGGCGACCCACAACTTCCATGAGATGATGAAGTTGGGGAGAGGCGGCTTCGGCGCCGTGTACAAGGGAACGCTCCGGTCAGGGAAGCGCGGCGAGGGGCGCGTCGACGTGGCTGTGAAGAAGTTCACACGGAAAGACGACCGTGGCTACGAGGACTTCCTCGCCGAGGTCGACATCATCCACCGCCTCCGCCACAAGAACATTGTCCCTCTTCTTG GTTGGTCTTACGAGAATGGAGAGCTGCTACTGATCTACGAGTACATGCCCAATGGCAGCGTAGACAAGCACCTGTTCCACGAAAAGCAACAGCACCGTGGCCACCAACAGCCAGTTCTGCCCTGGGAGAGACGCTACGACATTGTGAAGGACGTCGCCGCCGGTCTGCACTACGTCCACCACGAGTACGAGCGCACGGTGCTCCACCGCGACATCAAGGCAAGCAACATCATGCTCGACTCGGCCTTCCGCGGCCGCCTCGGCGACTTCGGCCTCGCGCGGGTCGTCGCCTTCGACAAGAACTCCTTCACCGACATCGGCGTCGCGGGCACCTGGGGCTTCATCGCGCCGGAGTACCCCGTCAGCCACAAGGCCACCCGGCAGACCGACGTCTACGCGTTCGGGGTGCTGGTCCTCGAGGTCGTCACCGGCAGGAGGTCGCTCGGCAAAGCGGACGACGAGTTCCCAATGCTGGTCGACTGGGTCTGGTGGCTCCATCAAGAGGGGAGGCTGCTCGAAGCCGTTGACGCCGAGCTCCGCGGGTCGGGGATGGAGTTCGCCGCCGACGACGCCGCCCGGCTGCTGCTCCTCGGTCTGTCCTGCAGCAACCCGAACCCATCGGACCGGCCGACCCTGGCCAACGTGCTGCAGGTTGTCGCCAAGACGGCACCGCTGCCGGACGTGCCGCTGGTGAAGCCCGCGTTTGTGTGGCCGCCGGAGGGGGCGTTACTGGACGACGACGTGGATGATGGGTTTGCGGGGACGAGCCGTGATGATTCTCGTTactgggaggaggaggagaccatGCCGAGCTTCATGTCGTCGGAGATCACCAAGCGCAGGGCTCGGAATGTAGATCAGCACAAAGACGCGGGGGAGATAGAGAGTTATGTGTAA